In the genome of Candidatus Microbacterium phytovorans, one region contains:
- the tsaE gene encoding tRNA (adenosine(37)-N6)-threonylcarbamoyltransferase complex ATPase subunit type 1 TsaE, whose product MTADGLAQFAGRREIASASAMEQFGRELGAVLRAGDVVVLTGALGAGKTTLTRGIAAGLGVRGPVQSPTFVLARTHPSLVGGPPLVHVDAYRLGSAAELDDLGLDLERSVTIVEWGRGMVEALVDEWWEIELDREWGGAGIDTACGVGGPGAREMDDTAPRLVTVVRRP is encoded by the coding sequence ATGACCGCAGACGGCCTGGCACAGTTCGCCGGACGGCGCGAGATCGCGTCCGCCTCGGCCATGGAGCAGTTCGGGCGCGAACTCGGCGCCGTGCTCCGTGCCGGCGACGTCGTCGTGCTCACCGGGGCGCTCGGCGCGGGCAAGACGACCCTCACGCGGGGGATCGCGGCCGGCCTCGGGGTGCGCGGACCCGTCCAGAGTCCGACCTTCGTCCTCGCCCGCACGCACCCCTCCCTCGTCGGGGGCCCTCCGCTCGTCCACGTCGACGCGTACCGGCTGGGGTCGGCGGCTGAGCTGGACGATCTCGGCCTGGATCTGGAACGTTCGGTCACGATCGTCGAGTGGGGTCGCGGGATGGTCGAGGCCCTCGTCGACGAGTGGTGGGAGATCGAGCTGGATCGCGAGTGGGGCGGCGCCGGGATCGACACGGCGTGCGGCGTCGGCGGGCCCGGTGCGCGCGAGATGGACGATACGGCGCCGCGGCTGGTGACCGTCGTCCGTCGTCCCTGA
- the tsaB gene encoding tRNA (adenosine(37)-N6)-threonylcarbamoyltransferase complex dimerization subunit type 1 TsaB, whose product MILGVDTSLGTAVAVVESDGVVRAEATSADALAHAEVIGLLLEGVLADAAHGPIGATTVSEAVEITHVAAGMGPGPFTGLRVGIAAARAFALGRGLPVIPVPSHDAAALAVLLADPHSVPGPFAVVTDARRREYAYTVYDGVDDDGLPVRRAPATLAPRDAIDDVLAGLDVQRRDVSSISAAMLALAAARAVASGRTLADGEPLYLRAPDVTLPAGPKKVGT is encoded by the coding sequence ATGATCCTGGGCGTGGACACTTCCCTCGGCACGGCTGTCGCCGTGGTCGAATCGGACGGTGTCGTCCGCGCCGAGGCGACGAGCGCCGACGCCCTCGCGCACGCGGAAGTGATCGGGCTGCTCCTGGAGGGCGTGCTCGCGGATGCGGCGCACGGTCCGATCGGGGCGACGACCGTCTCCGAGGCCGTCGAGATCACGCACGTCGCAGCGGGTATGGGTCCGGGGCCCTTCACGGGCCTCCGAGTCGGCATCGCGGCCGCTCGGGCGTTCGCGCTCGGCCGTGGACTGCCCGTCATCCCCGTGCCCAGCCACGACGCCGCCGCGCTCGCCGTGCTGCTGGCCGATCCGCACAGCGTGCCGGGCCCCTTCGCCGTCGTCACCGACGCTCGCCGTCGCGAGTACGCGTACACCGTCTACGACGGCGTCGACGACGACGGGCTGCCCGTGCGGCGTGCGCCCGCCACCCTCGCCCCGCGCGACGCGATCGACGACGTCCTGGCGGGCCTCGATGTCCAACGCCGCGACGTGTCGTCGATCTCCGCCGCGATGCTCGCGCTCGCCGCGGCGCGCGCGGTCGCCTCGGGGCGCACCCTCGCCGACGGTGAGCCCCTCTACCTCCGGGCGCCCGACGTCACTCTGCCCGCCGGTCCCAAGAAGGTGGGCACATGA
- the rimI gene encoding ribosomal protein S18-alanine N-acetyltransferase has product MTVRTATASDLGAIMALERDSFPTDAWSEAMMAAELASPHGRYVVDVDGAVLHGYGGVRAVQGAADADIQTIAIAASSRGRGRGRHLLDELLRTARERGAREVFLEVRADNPVATALYISEGFVEIARRPRYYQPDDVDAVVMKLDLAAWGAREADSARPSASADPSASPATTAGTGWC; this is encoded by the coding sequence ATGACGGTGCGGACGGCGACGGCATCCGACCTGGGCGCCATCATGGCGCTCGAGCGCGACTCGTTCCCCACGGATGCGTGGAGCGAGGCGATGATGGCCGCCGAGCTCGCGTCGCCCCACGGGCGCTACGTCGTCGACGTCGACGGTGCCGTCCTCCATGGGTACGGCGGCGTGCGCGCCGTGCAGGGAGCCGCGGATGCCGACATTCAGACGATCGCGATCGCCGCGTCGTCCCGGGGCCGTGGGCGCGGGCGTCACCTGCTCGACGAGCTGCTGCGCACGGCTCGGGAGCGCGGCGCGCGAGAGGTCTTCCTCGAGGTGCGCGCCGACAACCCGGTGGCCACCGCGCTGTACATCTCGGAGGGGTTCGTCGAGATCGCCCGTCGCCCGCGCTACTACCAGCCCGACGACGTCGATGCCGTCGTGATGAAGCTCGACCTGGCAGCGTGGGGCGCGCGTGAGGCCGACTCGGCGCGGCCGTCCGCCTCGGCCGACCCGAGCGCGTCGCCGGCCACCACCGCCGGAACGGGGTGGTGCTGA
- the tsaD gene encoding tRNA (adenosine(37)-N6)-threonylcarbamoyltransferase complex transferase subunit TsaD produces the protein MTGRILPSDGPAPQEPLVLGIETSCDETGIGIVRGRTLLSNTIASSMAEHARYGGVVPEVAARAHLEALQPAIEQAVAEAGIALTDLDAVAVTSGPGLAGALMVGVGAAKALAVSLDRPLYAVNHLVGHIAADILTGEEVEYPTVALLVSGGHTSLLLVRDLVFDVELLGETMDDAAGEAFDKIARTLGLPYPGGPEIDRAAALGDPDAIRFPRGLSRASDMAEHRYDFSFSGLKTAVARWVERAEAAGETVSVPDVAASFREAVVDVLVTKALAACERHGVPRLLLGGGVIANRRLREVAVARAEAAGVAVRIPPLSLCTDNGAMIAALAAELIRSGRPASTLAFGADSTLPVTEIQVAVSA, from the coding sequence ATGACCGGGCGCATCCTCCCGTCGGACGGTCCTGCTCCGCAGGAGCCGCTCGTGCTCGGGATCGAGACAAGCTGCGACGAGACCGGGATCGGCATCGTGCGGGGCCGCACGCTGCTGTCGAACACGATCGCGAGCTCCATGGCCGAACACGCGCGCTACGGGGGCGTCGTGCCCGAAGTCGCGGCACGCGCACACCTCGAGGCGCTGCAGCCCGCGATCGAGCAGGCCGTCGCGGAGGCGGGGATCGCGCTCACCGACCTGGATGCCGTCGCCGTCACGAGCGGACCGGGCCTCGCCGGTGCCCTCATGGTGGGTGTCGGCGCGGCGAAGGCGCTCGCCGTCTCCCTGGATCGCCCGCTCTATGCGGTCAACCATCTCGTCGGTCACATCGCCGCCGACATCCTCACGGGCGAAGAGGTCGAGTATCCGACGGTCGCGCTCCTCGTCTCGGGCGGCCACACATCGTTGCTGCTCGTGCGCGACCTTGTCTTCGACGTCGAGCTCCTCGGGGAGACCATGGACGATGCGGCGGGCGAGGCCTTCGACAAGATCGCGCGCACCCTCGGACTGCCCTACCCGGGCGGTCCCGAGATCGACCGCGCGGCCGCGCTCGGCGACCCCGACGCGATCCGCTTCCCACGCGGGCTCTCCCGCGCCTCCGACATGGCGGAGCACCGGTACGACTTCTCGTTCTCGGGGCTGAAGACGGCGGTCGCCCGCTGGGTGGAGCGGGCCGAGGCAGCGGGGGAGACCGTGTCCGTCCCCGACGTCGCCGCGTCCTTCCGCGAGGCGGTCGTCGACGTGCTCGTCACCAAGGCGCTCGCCGCCTGTGAGCGCCACGGTGTACCCCGGCTCCTCCTCGGCGGTGGCGTCATCGCGAACCGGCGCCTGCGTGAGGTGGCGGTCGCTCGTGCCGAGGCCGCCGGGGTGGCGGTGCGCATCCCGCCGCTGTCGCTGTGCACCGACAACGGCGCGATGATCGCCGCCCTCGCGGCCGAGCTGATCCGCAGCGGGCGTCCCGCTTCGACGCTCGCGTTCGGTGCGGACTCGACCCTTCCCGTCACCGAGATCCAGGTGGCGGTGAGCGCATGA
- a CDS encoding class I SAM-dependent methyltransferase → MDHAELATLLTPEALRLLDSLGRIDSTDDVAAAVSRLRAAGTSPELVSAVVGQARLRTRAAAKFGPFAERMLFTRAGLEQASRLAVAARHAGRFRDAGMTRVADLGCGIGGDALGLAGIGLHVLAVDADEITAAIAAYNLAPFGDTATVRHATAESTDLTGIDAVWLDPARRTAGHSETRRTRAADWTPSLDWAFDLASRMPVGIKLGPGFDREQIPDGVEAQWITVDGSTIELVLWSGALARPGVARAALVVHGDAAHELTASGDAADVPVRPLGAYVHEPAGSVIRARLIGEVARRLDAGMIADGIAYLTSDTATTSPFVQTFRVREQLPFDPKRLSKALRERGIGTLEIKKRGVDIDPASLRTKLKLRGDAAATLLLTRVDGARVALLADRL, encoded by the coding sequence GTGGACCACGCCGAGCTCGCGACCCTGCTGACACCGGAGGCGCTGCGTCTGCTCGACTCGCTCGGCCGCATCGACTCGACCGACGACGTCGCCGCCGCCGTCAGCCGCCTGCGCGCCGCCGGAACATCTCCGGAGCTCGTGTCGGCGGTGGTCGGTCAGGCGCGCCTGCGCACCCGCGCCGCCGCGAAGTTCGGGCCCTTCGCCGAACGCATGCTGTTCACCCGCGCGGGGCTGGAGCAGGCCTCCCGCCTCGCCGTCGCGGCCCGCCACGCCGGCCGATTCCGGGATGCGGGCATGACGCGCGTGGCCGACCTGGGATGCGGCATCGGCGGCGATGCACTGGGGCTCGCGGGGATCGGCCTGCACGTGCTCGCCGTCGACGCCGACGAGATCACCGCCGCGATCGCCGCGTACAACCTCGCGCCGTTCGGCGACACGGCGACCGTGCGCCACGCCACCGCCGAGTCCACCGACCTCACGGGCATCGACGCCGTCTGGCTCGACCCCGCCCGCCGCACCGCCGGACACAGCGAGACGCGTCGCACGCGCGCGGCCGACTGGACGCCGTCGCTGGATTGGGCGTTCGACCTGGCATCCCGGATGCCGGTGGGGATCAAGCTGGGTCCGGGCTTCGACCGCGAGCAGATCCCCGACGGCGTCGAAGCCCAGTGGATCACCGTCGACGGGTCCACCATCGAACTCGTGCTGTGGTCGGGTGCCCTCGCCCGCCCGGGCGTCGCACGCGCCGCGCTCGTCGTCCACGGCGATGCGGCGCACGAGCTGACGGCATCCGGAGACGCGGCAGACGTCCCCGTACGTCCGCTGGGCGCGTACGTCCACGAGCCCGCAGGCTCGGTCATCAGGGCGCGCCTCATCGGCGAGGTAGCGAGGCGACTGGATGCCGGCATGATCGCCGACGGCATCGCCTACCTCACGTCGGACACGGCCACGACGAGCCCCTTCGTGCAGACGTTCCGCGTGCGCGAGCAACTGCCGTTCGACCCCAAACGCTTGTCGAAGGCGCTCCGCGAGCGCGGCATCGGCACGCTGGAGATCAAGAAGCGCGGCGTCGACATCGACCCGGCATCCCTCCGCACGAAGCTGAAGCTGCGCGGCGATGCGGCCGCGACGCTCCTGCTCACGCGCGTGGACGGAGCCCGGGTCGCACTTCTCGCCGACCGTCTCTGA
- the groES gene encoding co-chaperone GroES, producing MSVSIKPLEDRIVIKQVEAEQVTSSGLVIPDTAKEKPQEGEVVAVGPGRIDDNGNRVPLDVAVGDRVIYSKYGGTEVKFGGDEFLVLSARDVLAVVVR from the coding sequence GTGTCGGTTTCCATCAAGCCGCTCGAGGACCGCATCGTCATCAAGCAGGTCGAGGCTGAGCAGGTCACGTCCAGTGGACTGGTCATCCCCGACACCGCGAAGGAGAAGCCCCAGGAGGGCGAGGTCGTCGCGGTGGGCCCCGGTCGCATCGACGACAACGGCAACCGCGTTCCGCTCGACGTCGCCGTCGGCGACCGCGTGATCTACAGCAAGTACGGCGGCACCGAGGTGAAGTTCGGCGGCGACGAGTTCCTCGTCCTGTCGGCTCGCGACGTGCTGGCGGTCGTCGTCCGCTGA